In Neomonachus schauinslandi chromosome 12, ASM220157v2, whole genome shotgun sequence, the sequence TGGCAGGCAGACTGTGGCTAGGCCGGTTCTCTTCCAGCACTTACAGAAGAGAGCTTTTCAAAAGGTTAATATATTCAGCAGTGCTCCAAGGGGCCAATTCAGTTTTCCCCTTGTCTCCTGCATTTGGGACTAAGACCTTACACTGTCATGATTCTAGAGTAGGATTCAGAAAGAAGTACGCATTTTcaagtgaaaagcaaaaatagcacaTTTACTGAATGaggtcagttctccccaaatagCCCTTTCTGTCTCTAATTTGTATCAAAATATGTTCTGAcatacccccccccacccccaacggctgcttttctcctctctctttctctgcacaGGAACTTGATAAAGAGCTCCCAGTGCTGAAGCCGTATTTTATCGATGACCCTGAGGAGGCTGGAGTGAGGGAGGCCGGCCTGAGGGTCACGTGGCTGGGACACGCCATGGTGATGGTGGAAATGGACGAGCTCATCTTCCTCACCGACCCCATCTTCAGCTCTCGTGCTTCACCGTCGCAACACGTGGGTCCAAAGCGGTTCCGTCGTGCCCCCTGCACCGTCAGCCAGCTGCCCCCGATAGACGCTGTCCTCATCAGCCACAACCATTACGACCACCTGGACTACAATTCCGTCATCGCTCTGAATGAGCGATTCGGTCAGGAGCTGAGATGGTTCGTGCCGCTGGGTCTCCTTGACTGGATGCAAAAGTGTGGCTGCGAGAACGTGATCGAGCTGGACTGGTGGGAGGAGAATTGTGTCCCCGGACACGATAAGGTCACCTTTGTCTTTACCCCTTCCCAGCACTGGTGTAAAAGGACTCTCTTGGATGACAGCAAGGTTCTGTGGGGCAGCTGGTCTGTCTTGGGGCCCTGGAGTCGGTTTTTTTTCGCAGGAGACACTGGCTATTGCCCGGCTTTCGAGGAGATAGGAAAAAGGTTTGGACCTTTTGACCTTGCCGCTATTCCCATCGGAGCGTATGAACCAAGGTGTGTAGACTTCCCGAGAAGGCAGCCCTGCTCTGTAATGAGTGGCCTGAACTCTAAAGGAGTTACGAGTTTCTGATAATTTGGGGTTATCATTTGTGATTTGAATGGTGGGCTTTTGTTATGGTGGTggttattggggggggggggggcagactcAGTTACGTTTCTTGTAAAGTATTTCAGTCCATCATATCCATTAGATAATGACTCAGAATCAAAGATTCTGTCACCAGGAAAGCTGGACCAAGGTTTAAAGAATTGCTGCAAACCTAGGTACAAGTTCAGGTACCGTTCTGACTCGGGTTAAACCGATCAGCCCCTAAGCAGAGCTGAGCTAGCTCTTGTTCTTCACATAGAGGACACTCTCCATAACCACGTTGCGCTCCGTGTCTGGCGAGCCCCTGTCCCCAGGCCTGTAAGCTCTCCTGCGTCGGGCAGAGAAAAAGCAAGGAATCCTAGCAGCGCGTCCCTTGCACTGGTCTCGTGTCACTCAGCGCTGAATGGCCCCGTTGTACGCTGCTCACCCACCGTGGGAGCTGTTGAAAGGTCACACTGGCTCTGGGGACCCACAGccctgcctgtgttttccttcatATTGTCTAAGGGAAAGAGGTGATTTCAGAGAATTCAGTTCGATTTCAGCTAACGCTGGGTAACAGGTTCAAGTTAAGAGAAAATAAGCAccaatagtaaaaaaaatgttttctttcctaaagtACGGGCACAGATGGAGAATTGTATGGAGGATGGCATTTAATTTCAGCATTCCTACAAGCAggaaaaacactaactcaaaaatgAATTGAGCAAATCTGATCATTAGTTTCCATCTGATTTTGTTATATTTGACTTTTAAAGTTCGctaaaaccatttctttttttttaaagattttatttatttatttgacagagaaagacagcgagagaaggaatacaagcagggggagtagaagagggagaagcaggcttcccgccgagcagggagcccgatgcggggcttgatcccaggactctgggaccgtgacccgagccgaaggcagacgcttaacaactgagccacccaggcgccccactaaaaCCATTTCTTCACTGTCTTTATTCATCCttattttgcccttttttctttttctggtttctttaagGGGCTAGATACTTCTaccttattcttttatttttttttaatttatttgacagagagatacagcgagagagggaacacaagcagggggagggggagagggagaagcaggcttcccactgagcagggaacctgatgtggggctcgatcccaggactctgggatcatgacccgaggtggCTTTGCTTTTAAAggactctgctttttttttttttaaagattttatttatttattttttaaagattttatttatttattcatgagagagagagaggcagagggagaaggaggctcccaaggagcagggagcccgatgcgggactcgatcccaggaccctgagatcatgacctgagccgaaggcagacgcttaacgactgagccacccaggcgcccctattttaaaaaattactatcaGTAGTCTTTGAACTTCACTTTTTCACTTAGTTCTAATGAAATCTCTCAAAAAACATCAACCTGTTTACAAATCAATTTCATACAGTATTGATCTTCACTCAGTGTATTCTTAATATATTAGAATACTTTATTTGTAATTATGAAGATTTTTCCTGTGTCACAGTATATAAAGGTCCTGTGTACGTGATGGTATAACGTGTACGGATTAACTACACACATTCCCTCGCGGCATTCCCCCTTCCTGCTTGCCCTGCAGCTGTCTTCTTACTAAGCTGGGAGCAGGCCAGGAGCGCAATATTTGCTCTGAGAGAATGAGACTGGAGCCTCTGCTCTGTAATCCATCTCTCTGGTCGGTACTAACAGTTTCAGAAATAAGCTTATCAACAGGACTTCAGAGTACTCCATAAATGTACGATGATTACACCCAGACAGCTTTCAGTAGTATCCCTGTGGGGATCTCCTGTCACCAGATATTCTATCCAGGTTGGTTAGGAAGTTTTGTTTATtcgtgtttttttctttttttaagtaagccctatacccaacatggggcttgaactcacgaccccaggGTAAAGAGTTGCTTGCTtttccgactgagccaaccaagcgcCCCaggatgttaaatttttattgtaacttttaccccaaataaaaattttatatttcagataGACATGAAGGTGGAAAAGAATATGTccatccctggggcgcctgggtggctcagttggttgggcagctgccttcagctcgggtcatgattctggagtccctggatcgagtcccaggatcgagtccctcatcgggctccctgatcggcggggagtctgcttctccctctgaccctccccctctcatgctctctgtctcccattctctctctctgataaataaaaaaaaaaccttaaaaaaaaaaaaaagaatatgtccaTCCCTTTGATTTGCTgtaggagtttaaaaaaaaatcagtagaagcACCAAAAACTATTTGCATCTTGCCCCGATTCTGAGTGTCAGGAGACAGGACAGTGCTACTCTAATCCGCTGTTGAGTCGAACACAGTGGCTTTGTCTCTAGGCTCCCCAGGGGCCCGGCAGCTCCTAACAGTAAATAACAACCCTTTAGCTGTCGCAGCTGAACTTCTCCGTGGTGCACTCTGTAAAACGCAGAAGCAGCTGTGTTGAGTCCCGGTCCGCGAGTCTTGGCTGCGGCCGGGCTGGGAGTAGCAGACCTGAGCTCCACACCCCAGCATCGGGTGGAGCTGGGGTCCACACGCAGGCCCCCGCCTCCTGAGCCCTGCTCTTGCGTAGGCATCGGGCAGCCTTGCACTGTTTCCACACTCTCTCCCCATAGTCCCCCTCAGGTACCCTCCCTCTTCTTGCTAAATCTTACACCTCACCGCTCAGTTGTATGGTgtttaaataaaatccttgaatagcaattgatttttttttttctcccagtctttaaATATCCTACACtaatttctgtttgctttttgctttagcaaattaaaaaaaaaaatggtttcagcAAGTTATTCAAGTTCTCTTGAATTGTGCTTTTTGGCTTCTATTCTTGACCCATTAGTTTCTTTGATTCATACCAGGATTGCAAAGtatctactttttaaagtaaGAGTAAGACAAACCTTCAGAATAAATGCTTGTGAAACAACATCTTGCCTCGCAAAGGGGAGCTTTGCTTGAGACTTAGCTATTGTGTAGCAGTTTGTGTAagatttttgcttattttgtattCCAGCAGAAAAGTGGACTCAAAAGAGATGGTTTTGCCTGTCGTACTGCCGTGCAGAACCTTTAAAGGTTGATTAAATGAAGCAATAATTAGAATTTAGTGTGTATTTCAAAGGCCAGAATTAATAAATTGCTGTTTTATCAGGTGGTTTATGAAATACCAACATGTAGACCCAGAAGAAGCTGTAAGGATTCACATTGACGTTCAGACAAAGAAATCTGTGGCAATTCACTGGGGAACTTTTGCCTTAGCAAATGAGGTGAGTTTGATTGTGGTAAACATCACTTTGGTTATGTGCTTGACCTAAGAGGATTCCAGCATCAGCACGCCCTGCAGTATGCTCAGAGGCCGGACTGGAATCAGACCCACCCAGCCCTCACATGCATTAAGGGGATCGATCACATTATTTAGTAAAACAGTATttatatacagtggggaaaaaaaaacctcattacaTGCTGTGCTTTTGGCTTATTTCTGTAAACGAAGCATGCATTTATAGAACCAAACGTGTATAgtcttggaaaatagaaaaaatgaaccATCATGTCCTCCCCCTCAAGGGGCCTTTTTTTCTACAGAAGATGTATGCGGGGTGTATGTAACTCTAAAACAGGTGTGGGAAGAAGTACTTCACTGTGGGACAAAGTGGTCTCACGCACGAGTCATGGACTGTTACTGATTTGCAGGGATCAgggagggagggcttcctggaagaggggaCATCTGAACTTCCCTGTGAGAATGCATTtcaagaggaggaagggggcagagCATAGGATCTGAGGCAGAAAGCGAAAGGGGAATGGTGAGGACTTAGTTCAGCCGGAGTATGGCTGTGACATGGAGGGCCATGGGGGACGTGAGGCTGGACAGCTGGGAACTTTTTAGGACTATGTTATTCATCCAGTAAACAGTGATTGAGTGCTGTGTGCCAGGTGTTGGGATAAATGGTGGTTTTATTCCTAAACTGGCACagaagagctgattttttttcccgtAAGGTAGATGAATCCTAGAACTCTTATCAgccaggttctgggatcaagcagaggaatagcaaaaaaaaaaatttctcctttccGGGATCCGGGGCCTACCCTAAGCAAAATTTAGAAATGGATGCTTGAACTTGGCATCTTCTGCTTTGCTTTGTGTGGCCTCCTCCACATCACAGGCTATGCTGCAGGCACCCTGTGTTTTCAGGCTGTCCTAGGCGCTCCCTCTGTGCTGTTCctggcctgccccctccctccaacccctgtCTGAATTCCCAGCCCCGAATCACGCTGGGGTAGGGGGcgcgaatgaatgaatgaccctGGGGCCTGGGAGGACGAATGAGACAGGAGGACGCGTGTGGATGTGAGGAGGAACTGGGATCCTGGCTTCCTGTGGCATACTGTACCATTCGGTGGCCATTTCTTACTCCATATATGTATCTTATGTGTGTATTCCACGTATATAGATCTAGATAACGTGTGTATGTTCCATGTACGATCTACACCGAGACTTAGATGAAGTCCTGCTATTTTATTAAACCtgttcaaagagaaaaatcaaggatGACTCCTAGATTTTCAACTTAATTGGGAAGATGGTCATGCTctttactgagatggggaagatgaGAGGATAGAAACCTCCAGCTTCAAGAGTTACTGTGTTGTTCAGCCTCCCAGGAACTTCTTCCTGTTATAAATCTAACTACCACCTTTATTTCTTAATGAAACCTATAACAACTCAATAAGTCTCAGCAATTTAGAATGTGTTCACACTTCGACATTAGATGTAGAAACTGGACAACTATGAGTTTGTTAAATTATAGAGAGGACGGAATTTTTGGATATTTACCCTATGAgtaaacactttaaaatgatttgcatgaaaatagttaaaatagcTACTTACTATAGTAGAAGCAGACTGAGGATGCCCTTAACTTGGCAATACTTAAATCAGATGTTGCTATATGTACAATTTTTATCTCAGGAATTATGAATTTCCTACATGATGTATTTAAGCACTAAAACTTAAAAGCCACTAGTTTTGGTGGAAACCAATTTTAGGCCTCACATAAGATAGGTTACCTTTTTAAAAGACTAGGGCCTTTATTTTGAATATCTCCTGTTGGAGTAGATCGTAAAACAGTGACCCTTTAAAAGGGAACTGAGGAGTTGCTGGGCTGGTTGCCCAGCTCTTAATGGAGCCAGAGTGTGGGCGCTTCCTCCGCCCCTTCACTCTTAACCTCTAATCTGCTGTCTCACTGGATTCATACTTGTTCTGTGGCCGTGGGGCGTTTTTACCTCTCTTGTGGGACTAAAGTGTTTGCACAATGAGACTGCTCCCAGTCACACAGAAGGCTTTCTTGCATTCTTCTAGGGTAAACTTCTCAATGGCCAAAACAGCCAACAGTTGACCTATGAAGACACTCAGAGAGATAATGCAACATCGAAATCCACACTAAGATTAGAGCCTATTACTAAAGTGACTGATGAGCAAAGAAACAATTAGTGTAGGGTGATTGTGTAAGTGTGTTAGCCAAGATTTGTAAGGCaccggggtgtgtgtgtgtgtgtgggggggggtgagaCTTAACAAAAGCAAGTTATTTTTTGGTGGGGAAGAGTTTCATCATTTTCAAATCTCTTATACTAACATTAACTTTGCAAGGGAACTATTTTGACTTAGGCTGTTAAAGTTACACTTTATTGGGGATATTTTAGCAATTTCCTACATGATCCAGAAGCCAGCGAGGGAAGAGAAAGGGTCTGGGTGGCCAGTACCTGTTGGCCAACCTGTATGTCTTACACCTATAGGGTACGTCACTGGCCGTCCCTTTGTGGTCACCACTGCTAGTGCCCATCCCCCGCTCCTTAGGGAGGGAGTGCCCTCTGACCCTGTCTATGGGCCTCTTTGGGTCACTCCCTTAATTGGGGGTTTCTTCAGTCTTGCGGCCAGCAGCCCACCTTTCACTCCCAAGTTTCCCCCATAATCCATGTTTATATATCCAGCTGCCTgcttgacatctccacttggatgtccaTTACGTACCAAAGACTTGAGTTCTGATCTTCCCTCAAACTTTTTACATCTCAGAA encodes:
- the NAPEPLD gene encoding N-acyl-phosphatidylethanolamine-hydrolyzing phospholipase D isoform X1, producing MDENESSQSLMTSSQYPKEAVRKRQNSARSSVGSDSSRLSRKSFKLDYRLEEDVTKSKKGKDGRFVNPWPTWKNLSIPNVLRWLIMEKDHSSVPGSKEELDKELPVLKPYFIDDPEEAGVREAGLRVTWLGHAMVMVEMDELIFLTDPIFSSRASPSQHVGPKRFRRAPCTVSQLPPIDAVLISHNHYDHLDYNSVIALNERFGQELRWFVPLGLLDWMQKCGCENVIELDWWEENCVPGHDKVTFVFTPSQHWCKRTLLDDSKVLWGSWSVLGPWSRFFFAGDTGYCPAFEEIGKRFGPFDLAAIPIGAYEPRWFMKYQHVDPEEAVRIHIDVQTKKSVAIHWGTFALANEHYLEPPLKLSEALGRYGLKTEDFFVLKHGESRYLNTDDENSE
- the NAPEPLD gene encoding N-acyl-phosphatidylethanolamine-hydrolyzing phospholipase D isoform X2, producing the protein MDENESSQSLMTSSQYPKEAVRKRQNSARSSVGSDSSRLSRKSFKLDYRLEEDVTKSKKGKDGRFVNPWPTWKNLSIPNVLRWLIMEKDHSSVPGSKEELDKELPVLKPYFIDDPEEAGVREAGLRVTWLGHAMVMVEMDELIFLTDPIFSSRASPSQHVGPKRFRRAPCTVSQLPPIDAVLISHNHYDHLDYNSVIALNERFGDTGYCPAFEEIGKRFGPFDLAAIPIGAYEPRWFMKYQHVDPEEAVRIHIDVQTKKSVAIHWGTFALANEHYLEPPLKLSEALGRYGLKTEDFFVLKHGESRYLNTDDENSE